The Afipia massiliensis genome has a segment encoding these proteins:
- a CDS encoding GntR family transcriptional regulator → MNRPAALDLVEPLDRQTLGGRAYAQLSDLLISGRMAPGEKISLRQAAEVLGVSIMPVREAVSRLVADGALEVTPNRAVRVRLMTAAQFRDLTQARIAIEGHVAALAAGNRNDDDLKAIARAEAAMRSESRAAKPNLPRAVELNKSFHFAVYEAAHSATLVDIIRALWLKAGPVINLDLRANPERLAKGDAVRFHARVLAAIKAGDEAGAREGVAADISNAAEVILSRGGLAEP, encoded by the coding sequence ATGAACCGCCCCGCCGCGCTTGATCTGGTTGAGCCGCTCGATCGGCAGACGTTGGGCGGACGTGCCTATGCGCAACTTTCAGATTTGCTGATTTCCGGCCGGATGGCGCCCGGCGAGAAAATCTCGCTTCGTCAGGCGGCTGAGGTGCTCGGTGTCTCTATCATGCCGGTGCGCGAAGCCGTCTCCCGGTTGGTCGCAGACGGCGCGCTCGAAGTCACCCCCAACCGTGCGGTCCGCGTGCGATTGATGACCGCAGCACAGTTTCGCGATCTGACACAGGCACGCATCGCAATCGAAGGCCACGTGGCGGCTCTCGCCGCCGGAAATCGTAACGACGACGACCTCAAGGCGATTGCACGCGCGGAGGCTGCAATGCGCTCTGAGAGCCGCGCCGCCAAGCCGAACCTACCCCGCGCGGTCGAACTCAATAAATCGTTTCACTTCGCGGTGTATGAGGCGGCGCACTCGGCCACCCTGGTGGACATCATCCGCGCGCTTTGGCTCAAAGCCGGGCCGGTCATCAATCTCGACCTGCGCGCCAATCCCGAGCGGCTGGCGAAGGGCGATGCGGTACGCTTCCACGCCAGGGTGCTCGCTGCCATCAAGGCAGGCGACGAAGCCGGCGCGCGCGAAGGAGTTGCTGCGGATATCAGCAACGCGGCAGAAGTCATTCTGTCGCGCGGCGGTCTTGCTGAACCATAA
- a CDS encoding SDR family oxidoreductase: MNLDIKGLRVLVTAGANGIGLAIARAFAGEGAKVHICDVDTEALAALKTSDPALTQTVCDVADRDSVKALFAETTTVLGGLDVLVNNAGVAGPTAKVDEMNPEDWDRCLQICLTGQFNCARLAVPFLRESKNASIVNISSAAGRLGFAMRTPYAAAKWGVIGFSKSLSIELGPDNIRVNAILPGLVAGDRQRRVLEAKAQQRGISFAEMEKTAFSYTSIKDYVTPQEIADQIVFMCSPKGRTISGQAISICGDTQMLG, translated from the coding sequence ATGAACCTCGACATCAAGGGACTCCGCGTGTTGGTGACGGCGGGCGCTAACGGGATTGGCCTCGCCATCGCGCGAGCCTTTGCAGGAGAAGGCGCAAAGGTTCACATCTGCGACGTGGATACCGAGGCACTCGCAGCGCTGAAAACAAGCGATCCGGCGCTGACGCAAACCGTGTGCGACGTTGCGGATCGGGACTCGGTGAAGGCGCTGTTCGCGGAAACCACAACCGTCCTCGGCGGCCTCGATGTGCTGGTCAACAATGCCGGCGTTGCCGGACCGACTGCGAAGGTGGACGAGATGAATCCCGAAGACTGGGATCGCTGCCTTCAGATCTGCCTGACCGGACAGTTCAATTGCGCCCGGCTGGCTGTGCCATTTCTGCGTGAAAGCAAAAATGCATCCATCGTCAATATTTCTTCAGCGGCCGGTCGCCTCGGCTTTGCCATGCGGACGCCCTATGCGGCGGCCAAATGGGGCGTTATCGGATTTTCGAAATCGCTGTCCATCGAACTGGGCCCGGACAACATCCGCGTCAATGCAATCCTGCCCGGCCTTGTCGCCGGCGACAGGCAGCGGCGCGTGCTGGAAGCAAAGGCGCAGCAACGCGGCATCTCGTTCGCGGAAATGGAGAAAACCGCCTTCTCCTACACATCGATCAAGGACTATGTCACGCCGCAGGAGATTGCCGACCAGATCGTTTTCATGTGCAGCCCGAAGGGCCGGACCATTTCGGGCCAGGCAATCTCGATCTGCGGCGACACGCAAATGCTCGGCTAG
- a CDS encoding response regulator transcription factor has product MDIAAPKTILVVDDDAALRNSLEFSLGIEGYDVRAYASGFALLAEADFPESGCVIIDQRLPDIQGLKLIDVLRERAIMLPAILVTTHPTPALRRHAAVANVPIVEKPFLTGMLFQRISAAFK; this is encoded by the coding sequence ATGGACATCGCCGCGCCGAAGACGATCCTTGTCGTGGACGACGATGCGGCACTGCGCAATTCCCTGGAATTCAGTCTTGGCATCGAGGGTTACGACGTTCGCGCTTACGCCAGCGGGTTCGCGTTGCTCGCCGAGGCCGACTTCCCGGAAAGCGGATGCGTGATCATCGATCAACGTCTACCCGACATTCAAGGTCTCAAGCTGATCGACGTCCTCCGTGAACGCGCGATCATGCTACCGGCGATCCTCGTGACGACGCACCCGACACCCGCGCTCCGCCGCCACGCCGCAGTGGCCAATGTGCCGATCGTCGAGAAGCCTTTCCTCACCGGGATGCTGTTTCAACGGATCAGCGCCGCGTTCAAATAG
- a CDS encoding ketopantoate reductase family protein has translation MARNILILGASYGSLLATKLLMAGHNVTLVCRTKTAELINREGTEVRIKLRDEPAHRSIFSRDLPGKLDATSPDKVDLSRYDLVALAMQEPQYTNHTIRVLMIKIAAANLPCLSIMNMPPLPYLKRIQGLAGMDLEEAYTNAQVWERFKPGLVTLCSPDPQAFRPPEEAANVLHVGLPTNFKAATFEDEAHNKLLRELEADIDAVRLDGRDVPVKLKVFDSLFVPLAKWSMLLTGNYRCITPGDPQPIREAVHGDLNLSKSIYNHVDAVARKLGADPADQVPFEKYAKAAESLLKPSSAARAVASGAPFIERVDLLVKLISHQLGMPNAEIDRTVQVVDQKLSEKIVVGGSSA, from the coding sequence ATGGCGCGCAATATTCTGATTCTTGGAGCCTCGTATGGCTCACTGCTGGCGACAAAGCTGCTGATGGCCGGTCACAACGTGACCCTGGTTTGCCGGACGAAGACTGCAGAGCTCATCAACCGCGAGGGTACCGAGGTTCGCATCAAGTTGCGTGATGAGCCGGCGCACCGCTCAATCTTTTCACGCGATCTGCCCGGGAAGCTGGACGCGACCTCGCCCGACAAGGTCGACCTTTCCCGTTATGATCTGGTTGCTCTTGCCATGCAGGAGCCGCAATACACCAACCACACGATCCGCGTTCTGATGATCAAGATCGCCGCGGCGAATCTGCCTTGTCTTTCGATCATGAACATGCCGCCCCTGCCCTATCTCAAGCGGATTCAGGGACTGGCGGGCATGGACCTCGAAGAGGCCTATACCAATGCGCAGGTATGGGAACGGTTCAAGCCGGGACTGGTGACGCTTTGCTCGCCTGATCCTCAGGCCTTCCGTCCGCCGGAAGAAGCGGCGAATGTCCTGCACGTGGGCCTGCCGACAAACTTCAAGGCCGCGACGTTTGAAGATGAAGCTCACAACAAGTTGCTGCGCGAGCTGGAAGCGGACATCGACGCAGTGAGGCTGGACGGCCGGGACGTCCCCGTGAAGCTCAAAGTGTTCGATTCGCTGTTCGTCCCGCTGGCGAAATGGTCGATGCTGCTGACCGGGAATTACCGCTGCATCACGCCGGGCGACCCTCAGCCAATCCGCGAGGCAGTGCACGGTGACTTGAACCTCTCGAAGTCGATCTACAACCATGTCGATGCGGTTGCCCGAAAGCTCGGTGCGGATCCCGCAGATCAGGTACCTTTCGAGAAATACGCCAAAGCGGCGGAAAGCCTTCTCAAGCCGTCGTCGGCGGCACGCGCGGTGGCCAGCGGTGCGCCGTTCATTGAGCGGGTCGATCTGCTGGTGAAGCTGATTTCGCATCAGCTGGGCATGCCCAATGCTGAAATCGACCGCACGGTCCAAGTCGTTGATCAAAAACTCAGCGAGAAGATCGTGGTGGGTGGATCGAGCGCATAA
- a CDS encoding ABC transporter ATP-binding protein: MSAIIETTTPAIHLGNVSKVFGKEGSKGGYRAVDRINLDVKSGEMLAILGKTGCGKSTIFNMIAGLTEPTSGDVRVSGRNPFSDFDSFRGKIAIVFQNDRLLPWRTAIQNVELGLEMLDTPVAERRATAQLWLTKLGLEGHENDYPHALSGGMRQRVSIARAFATNASILLCDEPFSALDEMTATRLRAEFVKLVKENGKTAVFITHNIGEALEIGDRIVVLKRPAMIAYDVSFATAIGPEERELIRGRIGEVLAI; encoded by the coding sequence ATGAGTGCTATCATCGAGACGACAACGCCTGCGATCCATCTGGGTAACGTCTCAAAGGTTTTTGGCAAAGAGGGCTCGAAGGGCGGCTATCGCGCCGTCGATCGGATCAACCTTGACGTCAAGTCCGGTGAGATGCTGGCCATCCTCGGCAAGACTGGCTGCGGCAAGTCGACGATCTTCAACATGATTGCGGGTTTGACCGAACCGACCAGCGGTGACGTTCGGGTCAGCGGGCGCAATCCCTTTTCAGATTTTGACTCGTTTCGCGGAAAGATTGCCATCGTCTTTCAGAACGATCGGCTCTTGCCGTGGCGAACGGCGATTCAAAACGTCGAATTAGGTCTTGAGATGCTCGATACACCAGTGGCCGAGCGTCGAGCAACAGCGCAGCTCTGGTTGACGAAACTGGGACTGGAAGGTCACGAGAACGACTATCCACACGCTCTTTCCGGTGGCATGCGTCAGCGGGTTTCGATAGCCCGCGCATTTGCCACGAATGCGAGCATTCTTCTTTGCGACGAACCGTTTTCCGCGCTCGACGAAATGACTGCCACTCGGTTGCGGGCGGAGTTTGTGAAACTCGTCAAGGAAAATGGAAAGACGGCGGTGTTCATCACGCATAACATCGGCGAGGCGCTGGAAATTGGCGATCGCATCGTCGTTCTTAAGCGGCCGGCAATGATCGCATATGACGTGAGCTTTGCGACGGCGATCGGGCCCGAGGAGCGGGAGCTCATTCGCGGGCGGATTGGGGAAGTCCTCGCTATCTAA
- a CDS encoding ABC transporter permease has protein sequence MSDQTLDDVSLSPSARMLSAAKRLGMSVLPFVVVIALWQFASLFFPRFLFPSLIDVFWRCLDILSSGVLFADVLATVLRILAGLAGAFIIGGVLALLMARSPAVDKFLSPILTLFQGIPALSWVVFAIIWFHGVEFRIFFIMVMTTLPAFAFQVLGALRAMSKDLMEMVFSFRPTRMKLFRVMIAPAVLPDILTAWKVNLGNASRVVVVAELVGATGGVGYQLLQQQQLFDMAGALAWTLQLVFFVLIVQAALTLIENVAFRYRAVSERAI, from the coding sequence GTGAGCGACCAAACCTTAGATGACGTTTCTCTGTCGCCGTCAGCACGCATGCTGTCGGCGGCAAAGCGCCTGGGCATGTCTGTCCTCCCGTTTGTGGTGGTCATTGCGCTATGGCAGTTCGCCTCGTTGTTCTTTCCGCGCTTCCTGTTTCCGTCGCTGATTGATGTATTCTGGCGTTGCCTGGATATTCTCTCCAGCGGAGTATTGTTTGCAGACGTCCTCGCGACGGTCTTGCGGATTCTCGCCGGACTGGCAGGAGCGTTTATTATTGGTGGCGTGCTCGCGTTGCTAATGGCGCGGTCGCCAGCCGTTGACAAATTCCTGTCGCCAATTCTGACGCTGTTCCAGGGCATTCCCGCGCTCTCGTGGGTCGTGTTCGCTATCATCTGGTTTCACGGGGTCGAGTTTCGCATTTTCTTCATCATGGTCATGACCACGCTTCCCGCCTTTGCATTTCAGGTTCTTGGCGCGTTGCGCGCAATGTCAAAGGATCTGATGGAGATGGTGTTCAGCTTCCGCCCCACGCGAATGAAGCTGTTCCGGGTCATGATTGCTCCTGCGGTTCTCCCCGACATTCTGACGGCGTGGAAGGTGAATCTCGGTAATGCGTCGCGCGTCGTTGTGGTGGCGGAGCTTGTCGGTGCGACGGGAGGAGTGGGATATCAATTGCTCCAGCAGCAGCAACTGTTTGATATGGCAGGTGCGCTGGCCTGGACTCTGCAGTTGGTTTTCTTTGTTTTGATCGTTCAGGCGGCGCTGACTCTGATCGAGAATGTGGCCTTCCGCTATCGGGCTGTTTCGGAGCGTGCAATATGA
- a CDS encoding ABC transporter substrate-binding protein codes for MITRKFFTSLACISMLLVSAPVRAQAPAELTIVVFGAPSLGAFLPPVIKAHKLDEKHGLRIKFEERTPDAYTAQFNSGEFQLGGSAALLTVGLADTRGVKVTYLFNLFDFWGSVVTSRPEIKTLKDLEGKDLAAAKGTTNYVMFDWFARQAGADTAKFSVVNTATPGLVGYALADRATAVQLWEPAYTTLHSKKPGIKTIDIGIAESWKKFTGSRNIPYLGVAAHSAWAEKNPELVKKLFAAYKEAAEWVATHPDDAAKLIAVKGSPDDQKAIGELIRANDRLGMNVKWASDVEKEIKSVYSAGKSIAFLNADPDPSTIYKRQGK; via the coding sequence ATGATAACCCGCAAGTTCTTCACGAGCCTCGCTTGTATCTCCATGCTGCTGGTCAGCGCCCCGGTTCGTGCTCAGGCGCCGGCAGAGCTCACTATCGTTGTTTTCGGAGCTCCATCACTGGGCGCGTTTCTGCCGCCCGTCATCAAGGCCCACAAACTGGATGAGAAGCATGGTCTTCGTATCAAGTTCGAGGAGCGGACCCCGGATGCCTACACTGCGCAGTTCAATTCAGGCGAATTTCAGCTTGGCGGCAGTGCGGCTCTGTTGACGGTTGGTCTCGCGGATACGCGCGGCGTTAAAGTGACCTATCTTTTCAATCTTTTTGACTTCTGGGGCTCGGTGGTGACATCGCGACCGGAGATCAAGACGCTGAAGGATCTGGAAGGCAAGGATCTTGCGGCGGCGAAGGGAACGACGAACTACGTCATGTTCGATTGGTTCGCGCGTCAAGCAGGTGCCGATACTGCGAAGTTCTCCGTCGTTAACACTGCAACGCCCGGTCTCGTCGGCTACGCGCTGGCTGATCGCGCAACGGCCGTTCAGCTCTGGGAACCCGCTTACACCACGTTGCATTCAAAAAAGCCGGGTATCAAAACGATTGACATCGGCATTGCGGAGAGCTGGAAGAAATTCACAGGCAGCCGCAACATTCCATATCTGGGCGTCGCCGCGCATTCGGCTTGGGCGGAGAAGAATCCAGAACTCGTGAAGAAGCTGTTCGCGGCTTACAAGGAAGCCGCCGAATGGGTTGCAACTCATCCGGATGACGCTGCAAAGCTGATAGCCGTCAAGGGCTCGCCTGACGATCAGAAGGCGATTGGCGAGCTTATTCGGGCAAACGACCGACTTGGGATGAACGTCAAGTGGGCTTCTGATGTCGAAAAGGAAATCAAGTCAGTTTATTCCGCCGGCAAGTCGATTGCATTCCTAAATGCAGATCCGGATCCATCGACGATCTACAAGAGGCAGGGTAAGTGA
- the pcaD gene encoding 3-oxoadipate enol-lactonase, which produces MIIAVRDVQNIEVEPGVRLAVSVSGALDKPAIVFSNSLAASSAMWDEVTERLGPHACLVRYDTRGHGRSDAPINGYTIETLGKDVLAVLDTLEIPHAVVCGVSLGGLTAMWLGIHASDRISGLVLANTAANFPPESMWRDRAATARSSGVSSFVQPSLERWVTSGYRDKHESRVLELAAMIAGTSSAGYAGCCEVLATTNVLPNLSRISCPVRVIAGQRDPSTPPARAEEIVAAIPQADLVTLDAAHISCVEAPDAFAETVRDVLKLNNTNK; this is translated from the coding sequence ATGATCATTGCCGTACGAGACGTACAGAATATCGAGGTCGAACCGGGCGTCCGGCTTGCGGTGAGCGTATCGGGGGCTTTGGACAAGCCGGCCATCGTCTTCAGCAATTCGCTCGCAGCATCTTCTGCAATGTGGGATGAAGTCACGGAACGTCTCGGACCTCATGCGTGCCTGGTGCGCTACGACACGCGCGGCCACGGACGTTCAGATGCGCCGATAAACGGCTATACGATCGAAACGCTGGGCAAGGATGTGCTCGCCGTTCTCGATACACTTGAAATTCCGCACGCCGTCGTATGCGGCGTTTCGCTCGGCGGCTTGACTGCGATGTGGCTCGGCATCCACGCATCGGATCGTATCAGCGGACTGGTTCTCGCTAACACGGCTGCAAATTTTCCGCCCGAATCGATGTGGCGTGATCGCGCTGCGACCGCGCGTTCGAGTGGAGTTTCTTCGTTCGTACAGCCATCTCTGGAGCGTTGGGTGACGTCTGGATACCGCGACAAACATGAGTCGCGCGTACTCGAACTCGCAGCGATGATTGCGGGCACGTCATCCGCCGGATACGCAGGCTGCTGCGAAGTATTGGCGACGACGAATGTTTTGCCGAATCTGTCACGGATTTCATGCCCGGTGCGTGTCATCGCTGGACAACGCGATCCATCGACGCCGCCTGCGCGCGCCGAGGAAATCGTTGCGGCGATTCCGCAGGCTGATCTCGTGACACTTGATGCCGCTCACATATCTTGCGTGGAGGCACCGGATGCTTTTGCGGAAACCGTCCGCGACGTTCTGAAGCTTAACAACACCAATAAATAA
- a CDS encoding SRPBCC family protein yields MKLDIGGTETIQASVDALWVALNDPTVLTRCVPGCKNMTEISPDTYKVDMQLRVAAVGGSFEGEIALSDKEPPKTCSIKVSGAGTLGHGNGMARFEITAEGPNVSKLTYQGVGEIGGLVAGVGQRILGSVSKHLVAKFFTSLRKEFDVPAQGAAE; encoded by the coding sequence ATGAAGCTCGACATCGGCGGTACAGAAACAATCCAGGCCTCCGTTGACGCACTCTGGGTCGCGCTCAACGATCCCACCGTGCTGACGCGCTGTGTCCCAGGCTGCAAGAACATGACTGAAATCTCGCCCGATACGTACAAGGTCGACATGCAGTTGCGCGTCGCCGCTGTAGGAGGCTCGTTTGAAGGCGAGATCGCGCTTTCGGACAAGGAGCCACCCAAGACCTGCAGCATCAAGGTCTCCGGCGCAGGTACGCTTGGACACGGCAATGGCATGGCCCGGTTTGAGATCACGGCGGAAGGTCCGAATGTATCGAAGCTGACTTATCAAGGTGTTGGCGAAATCGGTGGACTTGTTGCAGGCGTGGGCCAGCGCATTCTGGGAAGCGTATCGAAGCATTTGGTAGCCAAATTCTTCACTTCGCTGCGCAAGGAATTCGATGTGCCGGCTCAGGGCGCGGCTGAGTAG
- a CDS encoding amidohydrolase family protein, with protein sequence MIIDCHAHLVPPSLLDAIRSQAANFPSIRLIEEGGSLGFSFAGGKPTRPVSKPLSDVPARLQWMDTQKVERQVVGGWLDMFGYETPAEEGARWSRLINSHLAQAAKSEPRFIPLATVPLQNGTLAAEVLREAHASGFRGAMIGTQPKGKGGVLDDPTLAPFWEAANELGSIIFIHPVFESGDDRVHDYGMANAVGRITDTLIAMSRLIYSGTVTRYPNAKIVAGIGGAALPYVIGRLRRNYSLDKDKLGDPDAALAALYYDTIVQDTRTLRFLADVVGADRIMMGSDMPFPIGDLAPLKIVADTQFSDSERAAINGGLAQRLFGI encoded by the coding sequence ATGATTATCGACTGCCACGCTCATCTTGTTCCTCCAAGCTTGCTGGATGCGATCCGCTCGCAGGCCGCGAACTTTCCTTCGATTCGTCTGATCGAGGAGGGTGGAAGCCTCGGGTTTTCGTTCGCCGGCGGCAAGCCGACCCGACCGGTGTCGAAGCCGCTCAGTGATGTGCCTGCTCGCCTGCAGTGGATGGATACACAGAAGGTCGAGCGTCAGGTCGTCGGCGGCTGGCTCGATATGTTTGGTTATGAAACACCCGCGGAAGAAGGCGCGCGCTGGTCCCGATTGATCAATTCTCACCTTGCGCAGGCCGCCAAGAGCGAACCGCGGTTTATCCCCCTGGCGACGGTGCCGCTTCAGAACGGGACGCTTGCTGCGGAAGTGTTGCGCGAAGCTCATGCTTCGGGATTCAGGGGCGCCATGATCGGCACTCAGCCCAAAGGCAAAGGCGGGGTGCTCGACGACCCCACATTGGCTCCGTTCTGGGAGGCTGCAAACGAACTGGGTTCGATCATCTTCATTCATCCTGTTTTCGAGAGCGGCGATGACCGCGTTCATGATTACGGGATGGCCAACGCCGTCGGTCGGATCACCGACACGCTGATCGCCATGTCCCGGCTGATCTACTCCGGCACCGTCACACGTTATCCGAATGCCAAGATTGTTGCGGGTATCGGTGGAGCAGCGTTGCCGTACGTGATTGGTCGCTTGCGGCGCAATTATTCGCTCGACAAGGACAAGCTCGGTGACCCCGATGCGGCACTTGCCGCGCTCTATTACGACACCATCGTTCAAGACACGCGCACACTACGTTTCCTGGCGGATGTTGTAGGTGCCGACCGGATCATGATGGGGTCTGACATGCCATTTCCAATTGGCGATCTGGCGCCGCTCAAGATCGTCGCGGACACGCAGTTTTCCGACTCCGAGCGCGCCGCGATCAACGGTGGCCTCGCTCAGCGTCTTTTCGGAATCTGA
- a CDS encoding xanthine dehydrogenase family protein molybdopterin-binding subunit: MSADPSAFRFVSTNRRVREDRRFVVGRGNYVADIVREGTLHVAILPSQYPSARILSIDSSAALAMPGVHYVLTGEELAAAVDPLMNGLDTPNVKRYPLAVGQTRYAGEWVAAVVAETRAQAEDATEKLRVSYEPLPFVTDAEQALNPDSPPVHPAHGSNVLLDKTFVWGEVEKDFAESPRHLSFRVVWGRNSTVPIETFGVIASWDPWREILDVWASIQMPKYPDQIARALRIPANNVRVHQDVDVGGSYGVKRGIKHTVLVSHLSRRLGRPVRLIEDRLENMRGGDQHGPERIFDVDIAFNDQGIVKSMKMRALDNAGGYAGRAPFQLGKPIGAIVGPYKINSVQYRAQSVTSNKAVQEAVRGFGQSPTNYAIETAIDKVADAIGVDPVEVRRRNFIRKDEFPYLIPSGTRYDSGDYHTVVEKVLTHVDYVALQKERDRLRASGMLAGIGIAACLEPSGGNSSFEPLLNEKNTTTTWMDSCRINIDGVGFVTVTIHTTSAGQGHETLVATVVGEVLEIDPDSIRVVRPDSLASLPSNTPVGSRMAIMLGGAAFHAAQKLKSKFVKIAAHQFGCTEDEVGYSNGGVTATKSSDHLGWADLVSIAHRNFHLLPAGMEPGLETTHVMQVPTGDKLPENGRVQMYPCHSFEFHVVLIAIDPVLGKPDIRRYVIGHDCGTVINPHIVKGMTLGGIAHGIGAALLEEFVYDGEGQMLTQSFMDYLLPSSHEIPKVEIVHHCTPSPYTVFGQKGSGESGYLGAPAAISNAINDAVRSLDISFSKLPIRISAISDAVAAAKKNNQ; the protein is encoded by the coding sequence ATGAGTGCCGATCCATCAGCCTTCCGCTTCGTATCCACCAATCGCCGTGTCCGTGAGGATCGTCGTTTCGTTGTCGGCCGTGGTAATTACGTAGCCGATATTGTTCGGGAGGGTACGCTTCACGTCGCGATCCTGCCATCCCAGTATCCATCAGCTCGCATTCTCTCGATCGACAGTTCAGCCGCGTTAGCGATGCCGGGCGTACACTACGTTCTCACGGGCGAAGAGCTGGCTGCTGCGGTCGATCCGTTGATGAACGGGCTCGATACGCCGAACGTGAAGCGTTATCCGCTTGCCGTTGGTCAGACCCGATATGCAGGCGAGTGGGTCGCCGCTGTCGTGGCCGAGACGCGAGCGCAAGCCGAGGACGCCACCGAGAAACTTCGCGTGAGCTATGAGCCGCTTCCGTTTGTCACGGATGCCGAGCAGGCGCTCAATCCCGATAGCCCTCCGGTTCACCCGGCACACGGTTCGAACGTTCTGCTCGACAAGACCTTTGTCTGGGGTGAAGTCGAGAAGGATTTCGCCGAAAGCCCGCGTCACCTGTCTTTCCGTGTGGTATGGGGCAGGAATTCGACGGTGCCTATCGAGACGTTCGGGGTGATCGCGTCTTGGGACCCGTGGCGTGAAATACTGGATGTCTGGGCTTCGATTCAGATGCCGAAGTATCCAGACCAGATTGCACGGGCATTACGAATTCCCGCGAACAACGTTCGTGTCCATCAGGATGTCGATGTCGGCGGCAGTTACGGCGTCAAGCGCGGTATCAAGCACACCGTTCTTGTTTCGCATCTTTCGCGCCGGCTGGGCCGTCCCGTTCGTCTGATCGAGGATCGGCTCGAGAATATGCGTGGCGGCGATCAACACGGTCCCGAGCGCATTTTCGATGTCGATATTGCCTTCAACGACCAGGGCATCGTCAAGTCGATGAAGATGCGCGCGCTGGACAATGCGGGCGGCTATGCCGGCCGTGCGCCGTTCCAGCTCGGCAAGCCGATCGGCGCAATCGTAGGGCCTTACAAGATCAATAGCGTGCAGTATCGCGCGCAATCCGTGACGTCGAACAAGGCCGTGCAGGAAGCTGTGCGCGGCTTTGGCCAGTCGCCGACGAATTATGCAATCGAAACGGCGATCGACAAGGTCGCGGATGCGATCGGGGTTGATCCCGTCGAAGTTCGTCGCCGCAACTTTATTCGCAAGGATGAGTTTCCGTATCTCATCCCGAGCGGGACGCGGTATGATAGCGGCGACTATCACACGGTGGTTGAGAAGGTTCTCACACACGTCGACTACGTGGCGCTGCAGAAGGAGCGCGATCGGCTGCGGGCATCAGGAATGCTCGCGGGAATCGGCATTGCCGCCTGCCTCGAGCCGAGTGGTGGGAACTCGTCGTTCGAGCCTTTGCTGAACGAGAAGAACACCACGACGACGTGGATGGATTCCTGCCGCATCAATATCGACGGCGTTGGATTTGTAACCGTCACCATTCACACGACCTCTGCGGGACAGGGGCACGAGACGCTGGTGGCCACCGTCGTCGGCGAAGTTCTCGAAATCGATCCCGACAGCATCCGAGTTGTGCGCCCCGATTCGCTTGCGTCATTGCCGTCCAACACTCCCGTTGGCAGCCGGATGGCGATCATGCTGGGTGGTGCGGCATTCCACGCTGCGCAGAAACTCAAGTCGAAGTTCGTCAAGATCGCCGCGCATCAGTTTGGCTGCACAGAAGACGAAGTCGGCTATTCAAATGGCGGCGTAACGGCCACAAAGAGTTCCGACCACTTGGGGTGGGCTGACCTCGTCAGCATTGCCCACCGCAATTTTCATCTGCTGCCGGCAGGCATGGAGCCGGGACTGGAAACCACGCATGTGATGCAGGTTCCGACCGGAGACAAGCTTCCGGAGAACGGCCGCGTGCAAATGTATCCGTGTCATTCTTTCGAATTTCACGTTGTCCTGATCGCTATCGATCCCGTTCTCGGCAAGCCGGACATCCGTCGCTATGTGATCGGCCATGACTGCGGCACCGTCATCAATCCGCACATCGTCAAGGGAATGACCTTGGGTGGCATTGCACACGGCATCGGCGCCGCGTTGCTGGAGGAGTTCGTCTATGACGGCGAAGGCCAGATGTTGACCCAGAGCTTCATGGATTACCTATTGCCGTCGTCACACGAGATTCCGAAGGTCGAGATCGTGCATCACTGCACACCGTCCCCATACACCGTGTTCGGACAAAAGGGATCCGGTGAAAGCGGCTATCTCGGTGCGCCGGCTGCGATATCGAACGCAATCAACGATGCCGTCCGTAGTCTCGACATCTCGTTCTCCAAACTTCCCATTCGCATCTCCGCCATCAGCGACGCGGTTGCGGCGGCCAAGAAGAACAATCAGTAA